In the Enterococcus saigonensis genome, one interval contains:
- a CDS encoding DHH family phosphoesterase, whose protein sequence is MKKYPFLKVLVLVFIVEFICLVFNPNLWVNIILFAVINVFVYYVYYTLQNLQALTDEQRIRKSAQIAIDNSKFLSSVSPSIIFIYEPKTFRLDWMNHRALDLKEQIGKDQLWDKTLKPLLVGSKDAGNFHVADKSFDYIIDRQKNIVFLLDKTAEVAVQNYQTNQQTAIGIISVDNYDDVVDKMDAKETSYLNSFVTTFISDWSDEYNIYLKRLNAERFYFVAHASDIKKMAQEQFSLLDKIRTAAEEQSIPLTISMGISYGDETGEKIGEVSQTCLDIALVRGGDQVVVKEANDEAKPKFYGGKTASITKRTRVRSRAMGTALNKILAAAEDIYIMGHRYPDMDAIGSAYGVATLADFQGKTSYVVINENELIPDVERCLSEIHKDEALEGHLISVKQALGQVKQNSLLVMVDYHKPSLSISQELYEKFDKVVIIDHHRRGEEFPTQPLLTYIESSASSASELVGELIQYQSSTKKQMDKMTATLLLAGIFVDTKNFSVRTSSRTFDIASYLKSKGANGELVQYILSSDLTSFLEISELVSKSEFIDQDIVVACASENKVYDSVTTAKTADTLLSMNDVQASFVITKRKDGLVGISARSNGKINVQSIMEDMGGGGHFTNAATQIKEKSLNEVKTMLYNEIQHSLKHE, encoded by the coding sequence ATGAAGAAATATCCTTTTCTAAAAGTACTGGTGCTGGTTTTCATTGTAGAATTCATCTGTTTAGTATTTAATCCCAATCTGTGGGTGAATATTATCCTTTTTGCAGTAATCAATGTTTTTGTTTACTACGTTTATTATACGTTACAAAATTTACAGGCTTTGACAGATGAACAACGTATTCGAAAATCCGCACAAATAGCTATTGATAACTCTAAATTTTTGTCTAGTGTTTCGCCATCGATTATTTTTATTTATGAACCAAAAACGTTTCGTTTGGATTGGATGAATCATCGCGCATTAGATTTGAAGGAACAAATAGGCAAAGATCAACTGTGGGACAAAACCTTGAAACCACTTTTAGTTGGTAGTAAAGATGCAGGTAATTTTCATGTAGCCGATAAAAGTTTTGACTATATTATTGATCGTCAAAAAAATATTGTCTTTTTATTGGATAAAACAGCAGAAGTAGCTGTTCAAAATTATCAAACCAATCAGCAGACGGCTATTGGTATTATCTCAGTAGATAATTACGATGATGTTGTAGATAAGATGGATGCCAAAGAGACTTCGTATTTAAATTCATTTGTAACTACTTTTATTTCCGATTGGTCTGATGAATATAATATTTATTTAAAGCGATTGAATGCAGAACGTTTTTATTTTGTGGCACATGCCTCAGATATTAAGAAAATGGCACAAGAGCAATTTTCTTTATTGGATAAAATTCGGACAGCCGCAGAGGAACAGTCTATTCCGCTCACCATCAGTATGGGGATTAGTTACGGAGACGAAACAGGTGAAAAAATTGGTGAAGTTTCTCAAACGTGTTTAGATATCGCGTTAGTGCGAGGTGGAGATCAAGTAGTAGTAAAAGAAGCAAACGATGAGGCTAAGCCGAAGTTTTATGGTGGGAAGACTGCAAGCATCACAAAGAGAACACGTGTTCGTTCGCGAGCGATGGGAACAGCCCTTAATAAAATTTTAGCCGCTGCAGAAGATATTTATATTATGGGACACCGTTATCCAGATATGGACGCGATCGGTTCAGCGTACGGCGTTGCGACTTTAGCTGATTTTCAAGGGAAAACTAGTTATGTTGTTATCAATGAAAACGAATTGATTCCTGATGTAGAACGCTGTTTGTCAGAGATCCATAAAGATGAAGCGCTAGAAGGGCATTTAATTTCGGTTAAACAAGCGTTAGGACAAGTGAAGCAAAATAGTCTACTCGTAATGGTAGACTACCATAAGCCTTCTTTATCAATCTCTCAGGAGCTGTACGAAAAATTCGATAAAGTTGTTATCATTGACCACCATCGTCGGGGAGAAGAATTTCCTACCCAACCATTACTAACTTATATTGAATCTTCTGCTTCTTCTGCTTCTGAATTAGTTGGTGAGTTAATTCAATATCAAAGCAGCACCAAAAAACAAATGGATAAAATGACTGCGACGTTATTATTAGCCGGTATTTTTGTCGATACGAAGAATTTTTCTGTCCGTACCAGTTCTAGAACATTTGATATTGCTAGTTATTTAAAATCAAAAGGAGCTAATGGCGAATTAGTGCAATACATCTTAAGTTCAGATTTAACTTCATTTTTAGAGATTAGCGAGTTGGTTTCAAAAAGTGAATTTATTGATCAAGATATCGTGGTGGCGTGTGCGAGTGAAAATAAGGTTTACGATAGTGTCACGACTGCTAAAACTGCCGATACGTTGCTTTCTATGAATGATGTTCAAGCTTCCTTTGTAATTACGAAACGCAAAGACGGCTTAGTTGGCATTTCAGCGCGGAGCAATGGCAAAATTAATGTCCAGTCTATCATGGAAGATATGGGTGGCGGTGGTCATTTTACCAATGCAGCGACGCAAATCAAAGAGAAATCCCTTAACGAAGTGAAAACAATGCTTTATAATGAAATACAACATAGTCTAAAGCATGAATAA
- a CDS encoding ABC transporter substrate-binding protein encodes MKMNKLIVGISALLLGTVALAGCGNSGAKDSGSNNGKTKVTFWAAPNPTQLKYWEEMATEFEKQNKDIDVEVSQMKESPSSEATIQSAIASKTAPTLSENINRSFAAQLAASKAILPLDKESDFKNVVEKRNMSKTIESWKFSDGSQYVLPVYSNPILFGWRLDTLKELGFNEPPKTYSELLKVVEKIKGTDKALWAKKDIADPTAWMRWFDFFPFYDAASKGANFVEDNKFVADEKAMEDVFDLMSTLSKDKVLRTGEATDPFENGDSVMTDIGPWTFPNWAEKYPELKFGENYTVTTPVVPDALANEENVFTYADAKGIVMYAQATDKEQAAAMKFLEFVFGDENNDMKLLETTSLIPARDDATENATFKAYFEKNPVMEVYAANVPNAVPAMDNEKYNDIQQVFGEQAWVPVVRGEKTPAKAVTDAKKAVEGALQ; translated from the coding sequence ATGAAAATGAACAAATTGATCGTAGGTATTTCAGCTTTATTGTTAGGAACAGTTGCTTTAGCTGGTTGTGGCAATTCGGGTGCAAAAGATTCCGGTTCCAATAACGGAAAGACTAAAGTTACATTTTGGGCAGCACCAAATCCTACACAATTAAAGTATTGGGAAGAAATGGCTACAGAATTTGAAAAACAAAACAAAGATATTGATGTAGAAGTTAGTCAAATGAAAGAAAGCCCTTCTTCTGAAGCAACTATTCAAAGTGCGATTGCTTCAAAAACAGCACCAACGCTATCTGAAAATATTAATCGTAGTTTTGCAGCACAATTAGCAGCTAGTAAAGCAATTTTACCATTAGATAAAGAAAGTGACTTCAAAAATGTTGTCGAAAAAAGAAATATGAGTAAAACAATCGAGAGCTGGAAATTTTCAGATGGTAGCCAATACGTATTGCCAGTCTATTCAAATCCTATTTTATTTGGTTGGCGTTTAGATACATTAAAAGAACTAGGTTTTAATGAACCGCCTAAAACATACTCAGAATTATTAAAAGTTGTCGAAAAAATCAAAGGTACCGACAAAGCTTTATGGGCGAAAAAAGACATCGCAGATCCAACAGCTTGGATGCGTTGGTTTGATTTCTTCCCATTCTATGATGCAGCAAGTAAAGGTGCCAATTTTGTAGAAGATAACAAATTTGTCGCTGATGAAAAAGCAATGGAAGATGTTTTTGATTTAATGAGTACCTTATCTAAAGATAAAGTTTTAAGAACAGGTGAGGCTACAGATCCATTTGAAAATGGGGATAGTGTTATGACAGATATTGGCCCTTGGACATTCCCAAATTGGGCAGAAAAATATCCTGAACTAAAATTTGGTGAAAACTACACTGTTACGACACCTGTTGTACCAGATGCATTAGCCAACGAAGAGAATGTCTTCACATATGCTGATGCTAAGGGAATTGTTATGTATGCACAAGCAACGGATAAGGAACAAGCTGCTGCGATGAAATTTTTAGAATTTGTTTTTGGGGATGAAAATAATGATATGAAATTACTAGAAACAACTTCATTAATTCCGGCACGAGATGATGCAACAGAAAATGCTACATTTAAAGCTTACTTCGAGAAAAATCCAGTAATGGAAGTTTACGCTGCAAATGTTCCGAATGCTGTTCCAGCAATGGATAATGAAAAGTACAATGATATTCAACAAGTATTTGGTGAACAAGCATGGGTTCCTGTTGTTCGTGGCGAAAAAACGCCAGCTAAAGCTGTCACAGATGCAAAGAAAGCCGTTGAAGGGGCGCTTCAATAA
- the rpsR gene encoding 30S ribosomal protein S18 translates to MAQQRRGGRKRRKVDYIAANNIEYIDYKDIELLKRFISERGKILPRRVTGTGAKNQRKLTVAIKRARIMGLLPFVSED, encoded by the coding sequence ATGGCACAACAAAGAAGAGGCGGACGTAAACGTCGCAAAGTAGACTATATCGCAGCTAACAATATCGAATACATCGATTACAAAGATATCGAATTGTTAAAACGATTCATTTCAGAACGCGGTAAAATTTTACCACGTCGTGTAACAGGTACTGGTGCGAAAAACCAACGTAAATTAACCGTAGCGATTAAACGCGCACGGATTATGGGCTTACTACCTTTCGTAAGTGAAGACTAA
- a CDS encoding carbohydrate ABC transporter permease encodes MVGLKRTKGQTILLYGVTTLVMLIMIFPFIYLVMHSFAAWDQVDRKLIPSHFSLRSWTWLFGGSATSANVPWIGAFVNTVIVATIATFLMLLFALMVGYALAKIEFKGKKFVNNFILFQMFFPAIILLIPQFLMITNVGLLDSYAGMIIPTAISLWAIFMYTNFFKAIPDALIEAAKLDGA; translated from the coding sequence ATGGTTGGACTTAAACGTACGAAAGGACAAACCATTTTACTATATGGTGTTACAACGTTAGTGATGTTAATTATGATTTTTCCATTTATTTATCTGGTAATGCATTCTTTTGCAGCATGGGATCAAGTAGACCGTAAATTAATTCCAAGCCATTTTAGTTTGCGGTCTTGGACTTGGTTGTTTGGCGGATCAGCTACTTCTGCAAATGTACCATGGATTGGTGCATTTGTTAATACAGTTATAGTAGCTACGATTGCAACATTTTTAATGCTTCTCTTTGCTTTAATGGTGGGGTATGCCTTAGCTAAAATTGAATTTAAAGGCAAAAAATTTGTTAACAATTTCATTTTGTTTCAAATGTTTTTCCCAGCCATCATTTTGTTAATTCCACAGTTTCTGATGATTACTAATGTGGGGTTACTTGATTCTTATGCCGGTATGATTATTCCAACGGCAATTAGTTTGTGGGCAATTTTCATGTATACCAACTTCTTTAAAGCAATTCCAGATGCTTTGATTGAAGCAGCAAAATTAGATGGTGCATAA
- a CDS encoding LacI family DNA-binding transcriptional regulator, with protein sequence MKKASMQDIADALGISKNSVSQALRNKPGVSQNTKMMVMQKADELGYEYQNTTSTKQPKQVLLIATEFAISQTSFFGEIIKSIEDELRKENCQLNIHALTQNEIDELTLPQNFSDYNGVIILSHSDNNYIKKVIASKIPVVLVDHHDPSLQADAILSKNTDGTFQAVSLLIEQGLNRIGFIGDIDFSPSYLERYRGYHRALSEYGLSYDKTIEVTQIEETQGALFNKLKNIDTMPDAWFCVNSGLAFMLNSYLQSAGYTIPDDISIICYDDTEFTRMAVPPITNIATDLQFMGKLAVNTLIKRIADSSTPFVHQQIIPNLNIRGSVKIK encoded by the coding sequence ATGAAAAAAGCGTCTATGCAAGATATTGCAGATGCACTAGGAATTTCAAAAAACTCGGTCTCACAAGCGTTACGAAACAAACCCGGTGTCAGCCAAAATACGAAAATGATGGTAATGCAAAAAGCAGATGAATTGGGCTATGAATACCAAAATACCACCTCTACTAAACAACCAAAACAAGTATTATTAATTGCTACAGAATTTGCTATTTCTCAAACAAGTTTCTTTGGTGAAATTATCAAAAGCATTGAAGATGAACTTCGAAAAGAAAACTGTCAATTAAACATTCATGCTTTAACACAAAATGAAATAGATGAATTGACTTTACCTCAAAATTTTTCAGATTATAATGGTGTAATTATATTGTCTCATAGTGACAATAATTACATAAAGAAAGTTATTGCATCCAAAATACCTGTTGTATTAGTCGATCACCACGACCCATCTTTACAAGCTGATGCTATTCTTTCTAAAAATACAGATGGTACATTTCAAGCGGTTTCTCTCTTAATTGAACAGGGTCTAAATCGCATAGGTTTTATTGGTGATATTGATTTTTCTCCAAGTTATCTTGAACGTTATCGAGGGTATCATCGTGCGCTAAGTGAATATGGCTTGTCTTATGATAAAACTATAGAAGTAACACAAATTGAAGAAACGCAAGGCGCGCTCTTTAATAAATTGAAAAATATTGACACAATGCCTGATGCTTGGTTTTGTGTTAATTCCGGCTTAGCATTCATGCTTAATAGCTACTTACAGTCCGCCGGATACACAATTCCAGATGATATTAGTATTATTTGTTATGATGATACTGAATTTACACGAATGGCTGTCCCACCAATAACAAATATCGCAACCGATTTACAATTTATGGGAAAATTAGCTGTAAACACTCTTATCAAAAGAATAGCTGATTCTTCTACGCCTTTTGTGCATCAGCAAATTATTCCCAATTTAAATATTCGTGGTTCAGTAAAAATTAAATAG
- a CDS encoding MutS-related protein: MSQEMILIIGLAVLVPVVLVAMNYRARWKLKQTIRQKWGKQPYQSRFDDEDSLKKAWLEEKKYHHHEAEVDDLTWYDLDMDSIFALLNNTYSSVGSEALYKRLRSYNFNDQECYESLIAFFYENVTAREKIQYLFANLGKQDNNFSKQYLAEGGKHKLQNTCIYVILSCIPILAMMALPLQPAFFLIVILFSFFLNVILYFTQKFRLETELTIMRYLVQTLVLAKKLSKVKTPLQTSLKEKVKPFKGIEKFAFSFRVKGNSEAEILFELVNMIFLLPLISYNYVLGKISRYNEEAISLWDNLGDLEVALAILNFRTYMPLTCQPEMKEDGVVAEAIYHPLIQNAVANPVDWKKNTLVTGSNASGKSTYVKSIAISCILAQTINTATAETFSLRPGHVLSSMAVEDNLFEGDSYFVAEIKSIKRLLDKVATKERCYCFIDEILKGTNTIERIAASSSVVKWLAQQPSLAFVATHDIELTEILKNSCDNLHFEEQVTAENGISFDYRLRSGAAKSRNAIALLGVLGYPTELVENAKKEATYFDQEKSWQVLG, translated from the coding sequence ATGTCACAAGAAATGATTTTAATAATTGGACTGGCGGTACTTGTGCCGGTGGTATTAGTAGCAATGAATTACCGGGCACGCTGGAAGTTAAAACAAACTATTCGGCAAAAATGGGGGAAGCAACCCTATCAAAGCCGATTTGATGATGAGGATAGCTTAAAAAAAGCGTGGTTAGAAGAGAAAAAATATCACCACCATGAAGCTGAAGTTGACGACTTGACTTGGTATGATTTAGATATGGATAGTATTTTTGCCTTGTTAAACAATACCTACTCTAGCGTGGGATCAGAGGCTCTTTATAAACGCTTGCGCAGTTATAATTTTAATGATCAAGAATGCTATGAATCATTAATCGCTTTCTTTTATGAAAATGTGACAGCACGAGAAAAGATTCAATATCTTTTTGCTAATCTAGGAAAACAAGATAATAATTTTTCTAAACAATATTTGGCAGAAGGTGGAAAACACAAATTACAAAATACGTGTATATATGTTATTTTATCTTGTATACCAATTTTGGCAATGATGGCTTTGCCCCTCCAGCCAGCCTTTTTTCTAATTGTTATTTTATTTAGTTTCTTTCTAAATGTAATCCTCTATTTTACGCAAAAATTTCGATTGGAGACAGAACTCACCATTATGCGTTATCTGGTTCAAACACTTGTTTTGGCAAAAAAATTAAGCAAAGTTAAAACCCCTTTACAAACAAGTCTAAAAGAAAAAGTAAAACCTTTTAAAGGAATCGAAAAGTTTGCCTTTTCTTTTCGGGTTAAAGGAAATTCAGAGGCTGAAATTTTGTTTGAATTGGTAAATATGATCTTTTTATTACCGTTGATTTCGTATAACTATGTGTTAGGAAAGATCAGTCGTTACAATGAAGAGGCAATTTCATTATGGGATAATTTAGGAGATTTAGAGGTAGCTTTAGCAATTTTGAATTTTCGGACATATATGCCATTAACCTGTCAGCCTGAGATGAAAGAAGACGGAGTAGTGGCAGAGGCAATTTATCATCCTTTAATTCAAAACGCCGTAGCCAATCCAGTCGATTGGAAAAAAAATACGCTAGTAACAGGCTCTAATGCTTCAGGAAAGTCGACTTATGTCAAAAGTATTGCCATTAGTTGTATTTTAGCGCAAACAATTAATACGGCTACAGCTGAGACTTTTTCATTAAGACCAGGGCACGTATTAAGTTCGATGGCAGTTGAAGATAACTTATTTGAAGGCGATAGCTATTTTGTAGCAGAAATCAAATCCATTAAACGTCTATTGGACAAAGTCGCCACAAAAGAACGTTGTTACTGTTTTATTGATGAGATTCTAAAAGGTACGAATACAATTGAGCGTATTGCTGCTTCCAGTAGTGTAGTAAAATGGCTAGCACAACAGCCTAGTTTGGCTTTTGTCGCAACTCATGATATTGAATTAACTGAAATTTTGAAAAACAGCTGTGACAATCTTCATTTTGAAGAACAAGTTACGGCTGAAAATGGTATTTCTTTTGATTATCGTCTGCGCAGTGGTGCAGCAAAATCGCGTAACGCAATCGCTCTACTGGGCGTGTTGGGTTACCCGACTGAATTAGTTGAAAATGCGAAAAAAGAAGCTACTTATTTTGATCAGGAAAAAAGTTGGCAGGTATTAGGGTAG
- the ssb gene encoding single-stranded DNA-binding protein, with product MINNVVLVGRLTKDPDLRYTANGAAVATFTLAVNRNFTNQSGDREADFINCVIWRKPAETLANYARKGTLLGVTGRIQTRNYENQQGQRVYVTEVVAENFQLLESRSANEQRQQGSTNTNGGGGFNNNYGGANQQNNFNQNQPSQTNGMPSFDRDTSDPFGSDASTIDISDDDLPF from the coding sequence TTGATTAATAATGTAGTTTTAGTCGGTAGATTAACCAAAGATCCTGATTTACGTTACACAGCCAATGGTGCGGCAGTTGCGACCTTTACCCTAGCAGTAAATCGCAATTTCACAAACCAAAGTGGTGATCGTGAAGCAGATTTTATCAATTGTGTAATCTGGCGTAAACCAGCCGAAACTTTAGCTAATTATGCCCGCAAAGGAACGTTGCTAGGAGTTACTGGCCGTATCCAAACTCGGAATTATGAAAATCAACAAGGTCAACGTGTTTACGTGACTGAAGTGGTTGCTGAAAACTTCCAATTATTAGAATCACGTTCTGCAAACGAACAACGCCAACAAGGTAGTACCAATACGAACGGTGGCGGTGGTTTCAACAATAATTATGGTGGTGCCAACCAACAAAACAATTTTAATCAAAACCAACCTTCTCAAACCAACGGAATGCCGAGTTTTGATCGCGATACTTCTGATCCATTCGGGTCTGATGCATCAACCATCGACATTTCAGACGATGATTTACCATTCTAA
- a CDS encoding ABC transporter permease family protein, with translation MSKSITTVIFLFLFTDRWTNLLWDMIVSKSDSTVTLNVLISQMFGPYGTYPGPMYAASVLLTLPLIILFLIFSKRFQDGMQFTLK, from the coding sequence ATGTCTAAATCAATCACGACAGTTATCTTCTTGTTCTTGTTTACTGATCGTTGGACCAATTTGTTGTGGGATATGATTGTTTCAAAAAGTGATAGTACGGTGACATTGAATGTTTTAATCTCTCAAATGTTTGGCCCGTATGGCACATATCCAGGTCCAATGTATGCGGCGTCTGTATTGCTTACCTTACCATTAATTATTTTATTTTTAATTTTCTCCAAACGCTTCCAAGATGGTATGCAGTTTACTTTGAAGTAG
- a CDS encoding DUF6273 domain-containing protein: MKVGDTVVFDRFTWRVLAKEAHRMLLVTKDIVEQRSYHHHKGDVTWGNSEVRSYLNDTFYHSFAPQNKAKILTTEILTTDNPWYKVTGGKKTQDRIFLLSLEEVVCHYFGDSSKNLIQKSPKQRYWFQKKDPNNDKRRAFYDNYIWWWWLRTPGRDLQRAIYIHGDGNVGIQGNKTTHYSSKTIHPVTGDNSGGLRPALWLSLD, encoded by the coding sequence ATGAAAGTTGGCGATACCGTGGTTTTTGATCGTTTTACGTGGCGCGTATTAGCAAAAGAAGCACACCGCATGTTATTAGTTACAAAAGACATTGTAGAACAGCGATCTTATCATCATCACAAAGGAGACGTAACTTGGGGAAACAGTGAAGTAAGATCCTATTTAAATGATACATTCTACCACTCTTTTGCTCCTCAAAATAAAGCTAAAATTCTAACTACTGAAATTTTAACAACTGATAATCCTTGGTACAAAGTGACGGGTGGTAAGAAAACACAAGATCGCATTTTTCTTCTAAGTTTAGAAGAGGTGGTTTGCCACTATTTCGGTGACAGCAGTAAAAATTTAATTCAAAAAAGTCCTAAACAACGGTATTGGTTTCAAAAGAAAGATCCAAACAATGATAAACGGCGAGCATTTTATGATAATTATATCTGGTGGTGGTGGCTGCGTACCCCTGGACGAGATTTGCAGCGCGCAATCTATATCCACGGTGACGGTAATGTCGGCATTCAAGGTAATAAAACTACTCACTACAGCAGCAAAACCATTCACCCAGTAACTGGTGATAATAGTGGTGGTCTGCGTCCAGCATTATGGCTTTCCCTTGATTGA
- the rpsF gene encoding 30S ribosomal protein S6, with amino-acid sequence MENTKYEIMYIIRPNIDEEAKTALIERFDAILKDNGAEVVESKDWEKRRLAYEMNGFREGIYHIVKVTSPSDAAAINEFDRLAKINDGILRHMIVKEEA; translated from the coding sequence ATGGAAAACACGAAGTATGAAATCATGTACATCATTCGTCCAAACATTGATGAAGAAGCAAAAACTGCTTTGATCGAACGTTTTGATGCAATCTTAAAAGACAACGGCGCTGAAGTTGTTGAATCAAAAGATTGGGAAAAACGCCGTCTAGCGTATGAAATGAACGGATTCCGCGAAGGTATCTATCATATCGTCAAAGTTACTTCTCCATCAGATGCTGCTGCGATCAATGAATTTGACCGTTTAGCAAAGATCAACGACGGTATTTTACGTCACATGATCGTTAAGGAAGAAGCTTAA
- the rplI gene encoding 50S ribosomal protein L9: protein MKVIFLADVKGKGKKGEIKEVPTGYAQNYLIKNKLAQEANKGNVAELAAKKKAQDKHDAEILAEAKALKEMLEKEETVIELKAKAGEDGRLFGSIPSKQIATALEKQYNVKIDKRKIELENPIRSLGFTNVPAKLHPDVVATLKVHVGEE, encoded by the coding sequence ATGAAAGTTATTTTTTTAGCTGATGTAAAAGGAAAAGGTAAAAAAGGTGAAATTAAAGAAGTACCCACAGGTTACGCGCAAAACTATTTAATTAAAAATAAATTAGCGCAAGAAGCTAATAAAGGCAATGTCGCGGAATTAGCAGCTAAGAAGAAAGCACAAGATAAACACGATGCTGAAATTTTAGCAGAAGCAAAAGCCTTAAAAGAAATGTTAGAAAAAGAAGAAACGGTTATTGAATTAAAAGCTAAAGCTGGAGAAGATGGTCGTTTATTTGGCTCAATTCCTTCAAAACAAATTGCTACAGCTTTGGAAAAACAATACAACGTTAAAATTGATAAACGTAAAATCGAATTAGAAAATCCAATTCGTTCATTAGGGTTCACCAATGTTCCAGCCAAGTTGCATCCAGATGTAGTGGCAACATTGAAAGTTCATGTAGGAGAAGAATAA
- a CDS encoding carbohydrate ABC transporter permease, translating to MNKNTKLGWLFTSPYLIFTFIFFLLPLLWSFWLALTSWNMISPEVEFVGIKNFIDAVKSPAIQSAFVVTYKFLIVFVPLAMVMSMIIALLVNSLPKLKGLYMVAFFLPYLSSGVVTSLIVKGLLSYNGPFNTFLRNKMGWDIDWLGNPHTAIVIVSLMIAWKMSGYYGLILISGLSNINHEIYEAAAIDGVSPWNRFWKITFPMLYPAFFTVAVLAVGVSFGIFTEVYQLTGGGPNFATNTWQMEIYNQAFVGLKSGYASAVALLASVVTFASIGIIRKLLEKWGERNGWT from the coding sequence ATGAACAAAAATACAAAATTGGGCTGGTTATTTACCAGCCCATACCTTATTTTTACATTTATATTTTTCCTTTTACCATTACTGTGGTCATTTTGGCTAGCTTTAACAAGCTGGAACATGATCTCACCAGAGGTCGAATTTGTTGGAATCAAAAATTTTATCGATGCAGTCAAAAGTCCCGCAATTCAATCGGCTTTTGTTGTTACATATAAGTTTTTGATTGTTTTTGTTCCGCTGGCCATGGTTATGTCAATGATTATTGCACTTCTAGTAAATAGTTTACCAAAGTTAAAAGGGTTATATATGGTAGCTTTTTTCCTGCCCTATCTATCTAGTGGTGTTGTTACGTCATTAATTGTTAAAGGACTACTTTCTTACAATGGTCCTTTCAACACGTTTTTACGTAACAAAATGGGCTGGGATATTGACTGGTTAGGGAATCCTCATACCGCAATAGTGATTGTATCATTGATGATTGCATGGAAAATGTCAGGATATTATGGTCTGATCCTAATTTCTGGTCTTAGCAATATTAATCATGAAATCTACGAGGCAGCAGCCATTGATGGGGTTAGCCCATGGAATCGTTTTTGGAAGATAACTTTTCCAATGTTGTATCCAGCTTTTTTCACAGTGGCTGTACTAGCTGTAGGGGTTAGTTTTGGGATATTTACGGAAGTCTATCAATTAACAGGTGGCGGACCGAACTTTGCTACAAATACGTGGCAAATGGAAATTTACAATCAAGCATTTGTTGGCTTAAAGTCAGGCTATGCTTCTGCTGTTGCTTTATTAGCCTCCGTTGTCACTTTTGCATCAATTGGTATTATCCGCAAGCTTTTAGAAAAATGGGGTGAAAGAAATGGTTGGACTTAA